In Ignavibacteriales bacterium, the sequence GCGGAGGTTATTGGGGTAACTTTATTCCGCAAATTCCCAATCAACTGTTAAGACGTTATACAAAAAAAGGTGAGTGGGTGCTGGATGCATTTCTTGGAAGTGGTACCACGTTAATAGAGAGCAAACGATTAGGCCGGAATGGTGTCGGAGTAGAACTTCTGCGAAAAGTTGCACATTCGGCTTCAAAAGCAATTGAACAGGAAGACGATCGTTATTCGACCAGAACGGAAATAATTGTGGGTGACAGTTCACACTTGGATTTTAAATCCGAACTGCATCGGCGGAAAATTAAAAATGTGCAATTCTTAATGATGCACCCGCCGTACTGGGATATTGTCAAATTTAGCAAAGACAAAAGAGATTTGTCAAATGCAAAATCCATAAATGAATTTTTAAATCTTTTCGGAAAAATCGTCGATGCTACGTATCCCGTGTTAGACAAAGGCCGGTATTTTGCACTTGTTGTTGGTGACAAATATTCCGCCGGTACTTGGATACCGCTCGGTTTCTATACGATGCAAGAGGTGTTAAAACGGGGATATTCCTTGAAGTCTATTATCATAAAAAATTTCGACGAAACAAAGGGAAAAAGAATGCAGAAAGAACTTTGGCGGTATCGTGCATTGGTCGGCGGTTTTTACATTTTTAAACACGAGTATATTTTTTTATTTAAGAAGGGATAACGATCACTGCAATTCCAAGAGAATCTCTTCGTGACAGGCGCAAAATATACACTGTTGAAAATTTCGTCCTTTGCATTAAAAAAAATAGTATAATTCGTTTGACAACTTATTACTACTACAGGAGGGATCAATGTTCTTCTTTATTTTTCTTGCGATCATAATAATCTTTGTTGCCGTTGCGATTGGCGGCTACAATTCTCTTATCCAAATTCGGAATCAAGTACGGAACGCTTGGAAACAAATAGATGTACAGCTCAAACGCCGGCATGATTTGATTCCTAATCTCGTCAATGCGGTGAAGGGACAAATGGAATTTGAGAAGGGGACATTAGAAAGTGTCATTCAAGCCCGTGCCGCAGCTGTTGGTGCAAATACGATTGCCGACAGCATGGCGAAAGAAGATGTGCTGTCATCGGCGCTCTCCAAACTTTTTGCCATTGTTGAAAATTATCCTACGTTGAAAGCGAACGAAAGTGTTCAACCGCTGATGGAAGAATTGACGACGACCGAAAACCAAATCACATTTGCCCGCCAATTCTACAACGATATCACAACGACCTATAATACAAAATTAGAAATTTTTCCCACAAATTTATTCGCATCGTCGTTTGGTTTCAAACTTTTCCCGCTCTTCCAAGTAAAAGATGCGGCTGAGCGCGAAGTGCCAACGGTGGACCTCTCGCTGAAAAAATAATTCTCTGGCGAAACCTTCGCAAGGTTTACCTGTACAATCTATGAGACCATGCGAAGGTTATCGAGGCGACCAATGTCCGAACCCATTCTAACAAAATCACGCAACATCTACGAGCAGCAGGCGCATAATCGCCGCATGACCTGGTGTATTGTGGGATGCATCATTGTGCTTTTTGCGGTTATCGGGTTGGGAGTTGATTACTTTTATCTAGGAATATTTAACACTCGTAATGGAATTCCGATTGTGACAATCCTTACTTTGGTATTGAGTGTTATATTTGCATTATGGAGTCTTCAGAGTGGCGCTTCGGCGGTACTGTTATCAGCTCAAGCAGTTCCGGCAGACCCAACAAACGCAGATCAACGCCAGCTTCTCAATGTTGTTCAAGAAATATCTCTTGCTTCCGGATTACCGGCACCAAAGGTATACGTTATTCCCGATGATGATCCAAATGCATTTGCGACGGGAAGGGATCCGCAGCACAGTTACATTGCCATTACCCACGGACTTCTCACCACTCTTGAGCGCGACGAATTGCAGGGCGTGATCGCGCATGAAATGAGTCATATTCGATATTACGACATCCGTTTGATGACGCTCGTCGCAGCATGTGTCGGTGCCATTGTTTTATTGGCAGATATTTCTGTCCGAGGAATGCGATTCAGACTTTTTTCAAGCCGTGGTCTACGATCGAAAGGGAAAAATCCTTTAGGAATAATATTTCTTCTTCTCTGGCTTCTTACAGTAATCCTCGCTCCCATACTTACACAACTCATGGCAATGATGATTTCACGTAAACGCGAATATCTTGCCGATGCTTCCGCTGCCGAGCTCACGCGAAATCCGCTCGCTCTTGCTAAAGCTCTGCAAAAACTGGAGAATGCATCAGCACCAACTGCTGCTATTAAGCGGGGCATTGCGCATCTGTGTGTCGTAGATCCATTGGGTAAAAAAGTAAATGAGAAAGAAGGATTTTGGGCTGAACTCTTTGCAACGCATCCTCCAATACAAAAGCGTATTATGCTGTTAAAGTCGATGGCATATCAGTACTCAAAGTAAGACCATGTCTGAGCCTATCTTAACTCACGCGCGTAATATTTATGAACAACAAGCGCACAACCGCCGGATGACATGGCTCCTCATTATCATTTTCGTTCTTCTGATCGCGGTGATCGGAGCGGGATTGGATATATTCTTAACGATCGACACTCCGGTTCGATTCATTATGCTTCCATTTGTTCTTCTGATGGCCGGCTCTGGCATTTGGAATTTTCAGCAGCGGGCAGCATCAGGATTGTGGGAAGAGTCAAAGAAATTTGCCGATGACGACGGCGAGTTCAAAATAATCGGGTGGAGTCTATATCTCATAATTTTTACAATGATAGTAATTCTAATATTATTCCTGCTACTGCCGTTTTATGTTATGAATCCTCGTCCAGTTGACCATCTGATCTCCGGTTTTTTAAAGAATATTTCAGAGATTTCCAAAATCCCTGTTTTGCAATACCTTCCAATTGGAACAACTTTAGCCGTCATTATCGGTATTGTCTCCATCCTCACAAGTCTTCGCTGGGGAATGAATTCGGTCCTCTGGTCTGTGCATGCCGAACAACCTGATGAAACCTTTGCGGCTCTGCCGGAGTTATTAAATGTAGTAAAAGAAATAAGTCTTGCGGCAGGAATTCCTTCTCCCAAAGTGTATATCGTGAAAGATTCAGATCCCAATGCTTTTACCATTGGAACCATCCCGACGGAGAGCTCGATTGTCGTCACTACTGGATTGATTGCAATGTTGAACCGCGAAGAATTGCAGGGCGTCATCGCACATGAAATGAGCCACATACGTAATTCCGATACTCGGTTGCTGACAATCATTACGGTTTTGTTTGGCGCAGTGCTTTTGCTTTCTGAGTGGATGAAGAAGAGTGCTTTTCTCGGAGGATTTGCAGGGAGCCGCGTGCCCGGTGCCGGATGGATGTTACGCGGTGTCTTGTTTATTGGTTGGCTTCTCACAATTCTCTTTGCTCCTTTGATCGCGCGCATCGTAGCGATGGCAGTATCACGTCAGCGGGAATATTTGGCAGATGCAGGTGGCGCAGAATTGACGCGCAATCCCAAGGCACTTGCCAATGCTTTAAAGAAAATCGAAAATGCTGATGCACCTACGATATCTTTTCAAAAAGGTATCGCTCATTTATGTGTCGTTGATCCTTTAGGAAGAAGAATTAATTCGAAAGAAGGATGGTGGGCCGACTTATTCGCAACCCACCCGCCGATGAAAAATCGTATTATCCTTTTAAATGCTATGGCCTACGAGATGATGAAGTAACAATAAAACCTATCTTCAAGAAAACTGAGTACCTATCCTTTCTCTTAACAATGATTCAGAATTAATCAGTATATTTCGTTCGTCCTGGCGGAAGGAACTTCTCTCCTCCTCATGAAGTCGAAAGCATAAGATGGTAATAAGAACCTCTCAAATGAAATTACATGGATTGGCATCGCAGCTCTGCCGATTTGTTATTGACGGACTTGGTTGCATTCTGATTTTAATTCTTTATTCATCTATAAGTTATCCTCAAACCAAGCTTCTCATTCCGATGGATTTGAAACAAACCGATCATCTTAAACCGTATGGGATAGCGTTTTGGCTGCTGGAACATAACGGCGAAGTAGATTGGCTTCTCAATTATAGGGGAGGGTCATTTCTCTGCGACTATAGCGGTGTATTAGCAAACGAATGCCGTGTCCGTGGAGTTTTTTTTGAACCGCTCGCCGCCAGCGAAGCAGCTTCCCTGTATGCCGAAGTCCAGCGTGAGGACAACAACGAAGACGTTGTGCGATTAGAGAAGGCGCCGAAGATTGCCGTCTATGCACCGCCCGGATTTAAACCATGGGACGATGCCGTTACGATGGCTCTCGAGTATGCAGAAATTCATTATACGAAAGTGTGGGATGAAGAGGTTCTTTCCGGTAAGCTTGCAGAGTACGATTGGCTTCACTTGCATCATGAAGATTTTACCGGGCAGTATGGAAAGTTCTATGCTAACTTCCGAAATGCGTCGTGGTATATTGAACAGCAAATGCTGTACGAGCGCGAAGCAAAGCGGCTTGGATATAAGAAAGTATCCGAAGCAAAGAAAGCAGTTGCACGTTCTATTAAGGAATTTATCGGCAACGGCGGATTTATGTTTGCTATGTGCTCGGCAACCGACAGTTACGATATCGCACTCGCCGCAGAGAACGT encodes:
- a CDS encoding DNA methyltransferase — its product is MISNKTMILDALSQLLRQKSLSRIRAVVHDVKKDIEMLSYDEHGVRKITINGKSIKVRSEYVFGELDQILVTRTIERAKYYIQRLVRALSETKTGKVNDLNVHRWKEYDDILTDSLWILEKRNTSGSHSGGYWGNFIPQIPNQLLRRYTKKGEWVLDAFLGSGTTLIESKRLGRNGVGVELLRKVAHSASKAIEQEDDRYSTRTEIIVGDSSHLDFKSELHRRKIKNVQFLMMHPPYWDIVKFSKDKRDLSNAKSINEFLNLFGKIVDATYPVLDKGRYFALVVGDKYSAGTWIPLGFYTMQEVLKRGYSLKSIIIKNFDETKGKRMQKELWRYRALVGGFYIFKHEYIFLFKKG
- a CDS encoding M48 family metallopeptidase codes for the protein MSEPILTKSRNIYEQQAHNRRMTWCIVGCIIVLFAVIGLGVDYFYLGIFNTRNGIPIVTILTLVLSVIFALWSLQSGASAVLLSAQAVPADPTNADQRQLLNVVQEISLASGLPAPKVYVIPDDDPNAFATGRDPQHSYIAITHGLLTTLERDELQGVIAHEMSHIRYYDIRLMTLVAACVGAIVLLADISVRGMRFRLFSSRGLRSKGKNPLGIIFLLLWLLTVILAPILTQLMAMMISRKREYLADASAAELTRNPLALAKALQKLENASAPTAAIKRGIAHLCVVDPLGKKVNEKEGFWAELFATHPPIQKRIMLLKSMAYQYSK
- a CDS encoding M48 family metallopeptidase; amino-acid sequence: MSEPILTHARNIYEQQAHNRRMTWLLIIIFVLLIAVIGAGLDIFLTIDTPVRFIMLPFVLLMAGSGIWNFQQRAASGLWEESKKFADDDGEFKIIGWSLYLIIFTMIVILILFLLLPFYVMNPRPVDHLISGFLKNISEISKIPVLQYLPIGTTLAVIIGIVSILTSLRWGMNSVLWSVHAEQPDETFAALPELLNVVKEISLAAGIPSPKVYIVKDSDPNAFTIGTIPTESSIVVTTGLIAMLNREELQGVIAHEMSHIRNSDTRLLTIITVLFGAVLLLSEWMKKSAFLGGFAGSRVPGAGWMLRGVLFIGWLLTILFAPLIARIVAMAVSRQREYLADAGGAELTRNPKALANALKKIENADAPTISFQKGIAHLCVVDPLGRRINSKEGWWADLFATHPPMKNRIILLNAMAYEMMK
- a CDS encoding LemA family protein; protein product: MFFFIFLAIIIIFVAVAIGGYNSLIQIRNQVRNAWKQIDVQLKRRHDLIPNLVNAVKGQMEFEKGTLESVIQARAAAVGANTIADSMAKEDVLSSALSKLFAIVENYPTLKANESVQPLMEELTTTENQITFARQFYNDITTTYNTKLEIFPTNLFASSFGFKLFPLFQVKDAAEREVPTVDLSLKK
- a CDS encoding asparagine synthetase B — protein: MKLHGLASQLCRFVIDGLGCILILILYSSISYPQTKLLIPMDLKQTDHLKPYGIAFWLLEHNGEVDWLLNYRGGSFLCDYSGVLANECRVRGVFFEPLAASEAASLYAEVQREDNNEDVVRLEKAPKIAVYAPPGFKPWDDAVTMALEYAEIHYTKVWDEEVLSGKLAEYDWLHLHHEDFTGQYGKFYANFRNASWYIEQQMLYEREAKRLGYKKVSEAKKAVARSIKEFIGNGGFMFAMCSATDSYDIALAAENVDICDVMFDGDPADRNVQAKLDFSKTLAFENFTLDMNPLRYEYSDIDIPTSDPPPIRDPNTDYFTLFEFSAKYDPVPTMLTQDHVNIIKGFMGQTTAFKKSLIKKTITILAEREGTEEVKYIHGNFGRGTFTWYGGHDPEDYQHAVGDPPTDLNLHKNSPGYRLILNNVLFPAAKKKQQKT